From Erigeron canadensis isolate Cc75 chromosome 8, C_canadensis_v1, whole genome shotgun sequence, one genomic window encodes:
- the LOC122580045 gene encoding F-box protein At1g67340-like, which yields MKTRRGNAYPVAGAQLTSSRKKSKPSNALCDNFDRLPDDIVLVILANLSSSAERPSDFISSLLINRRFYGLGLDQKVLSKASAETFAIKPHKWSLNANWFLKRCSDAGNADASYTLGMIQFYCFQNRRNGAALMAKAAIASHAPALYSLAIIQFNGSGGTKNVKDLIGGVTLCARAAFLGHIDALRELGYCLKDGYGISKNVTEGQRFLLQANARELNAMYDPRASVAGRVGHPANRFLASWFVNRVPDPALRICCYAGCGRPETRMHEFRRCSVCGVMNYCSRGCQARDWTMGHFKSCRPLVFMNVVDHPHAWLV from the exons ATGAAAACCCGACGGGGAAATGCCTATCCGGTTGCCGGAGCTCAGTTAACTAGCAGCCGGAAAAAGTCAAAACCGTCAAATGCTCTTTGTGACAACTTTGATAGACTACCAGACGACATCGTTTTAGTCATCCTTGCGAATCTTAGCTCCTCAGCCGAACGCCCGTCTGATTTCATCTCCTCTCTATTaat AAACAGAAGGTTTTACGGATTGGGACTAGACCAGAAGGTGTTATCGAAAGCTTCGGCAGAAACGTTTGCGATTAAACCTCACAAATGGTCTCTCAATGCCAATTGGTTTCTTAAACGATGTTCTGATGCCGGAAACGCCGATGCTTCTTACACTCTCGGCATG ATTCAGTTCTACTGCTTTCAAAACAGAAGAAATGGGGCAGCGTTGATGGCAAAAGCAGCGATTGCATCACACGCGCCAGCATTATACTCGCTTGCTATCATCCAGTTCAACGGAAGTGGAGGCACAAAAAACGTCAAGGACCTAATTGGGGGAGTCACGCTGTGTGCACGTGCAGCGTTTCTGGGCCACATTGACGCTCTCCGTGAATTGGGTTATTGTCTGAAAGACGGTTATGGAATCAGTAAAAACGTAACAGAAGGCCAACGGTTTCTGTTACAAGCAAACGCGCGTGAACTGAATGCAATGTACGATCCACGTGCTTCTGTTGCGGGTCGGGTGGGTCATCCCGCAAACCGTTTTCTGGCGAGTTGGTTTGTGAATCGGGTGCCCGACCCGGCATTGCGGATTTGTTGTTATGCGGGTTGTGGACGACCCGAGACTAGGATGCATGAGTTTAGGAGGTGTTCGGTTTGCGGGGTGATGAATTACTGCTCACGTGGTTGTCAAGCGCGTGATTGGACAATGGGTCATTTTAAGAGTTGCAGGCCCTTGGTGTTTATGAATGTTGTTGATCATCCTCACGCGTGGTTGGTTTAA
- the LOC122579972 gene encoding mitochondrial import receptor subunit TOM20-like: MEPSQEDIERLIMFEHARIIAETHYAKDPTDADNLTRWGGALLELSHLGDANEGRNMIKVAISKLEEALSINPVKHEALWCLGNALTSLAFITPDTDEAQILFEEASDSFQKAVNQCPGNELYLQSLANSSKAPELHYEFHKHGGFNQTHQPSGGESTTSARAKGPAKTKSSDLKYDVLGWVILAAGVVIWVGMAKSQMPR, from the exons ATGGAGCCAAGCCAGGAAGATATCGAGAGGCTTATAATGTTCGAACATGCTCGTATCATCGCTGAAACTCATTACGCCAAAGACCCTACTGATGCTGAT AATTTAACAAGATGGGGTGGAGCTTTGTTGGAATTATCTCATTTAGGAGATGCCAATGAAGGAAGGAATATGATTAAAG TTGCTATTTCCAAGCTGGAAGAGGCTTTGTCTATCAACCCGGTGAAACACGAGGCATTATGGTGTTTGGGAAATGCTCTCACCTCACTTGCATTTATAACTCCTGATACTGATGAGGCGCAGATTCTATTTGAAGAGGCATCTGATTCTTTCCAAAAGGCAGTGAATCAG TGTCCAGGGAATGAACTTTATCTCCAATCTTTGGCTAACTCTTCTAAG GCACCTGAATTGCACTATGAGTTCCACAAACACGGAGGATTCAATCAAACCCATCAGCCTTCGGGTGGAGAATCTACCACATCTGCTAGGGCAAAG GGCCCAGCCAAAACAAAGAGCAGTGATCTGAAGTATGATGTACTTGGATGGGTGATTCTTGCTGCTGGGGTTGTTATATGGGTTGGGATGGCCAAGTCTCAAATGCCACGATAA